One Streptomyces sp. CG4 genomic window, CGGCCGCCGTGGACGGGGCCCGGCCCGGCTGGACGGTGCTGCGGCACATCACGCTGCCCCAGCTGCGGGCCACCTCGGTCGCGGTGGCGCTGCTGCTCGTCATCAACGCCTTCCAGGCCTTCGACGAGTTCTACAACCTGCTCTCCGACGCGCGGGGCTATCCGCCCTACGCCCGGCCGCCGCTCGTCTACCTCTACTACACCGCCCTCGGGCAGGGGCAGAACCTCGGGCTCGGCAGCGCGGGCGCCGTGATCCTCGCGCTGGTCATCGCGCTCGTCACGGTGGGGCAGGCACGGTGGCTGCGGCTGGGAAGGACGGACACCGATGGATGACGCCCTGGTGCGGGCCGGACGCGCGCTCCGGCTGGTGCTGTTGATCGCGCTCGCCCTGCTCTTCCTGATCCCCTTCTATCTGCTGGTCCGCAATGGCCTGTCGAGCGAGCAGGACATCACCTCGCCCCAATGGACCTTCTTTCCCGGCGCGTTGAGGTGGGGGAACGTCCGGGAGCTGTTCGACGACCCGTCCGTCCCCTTCGCCCGCTCCCTGCTCAACTCCGCGCTGATCGCCGTCGCCACGACCGCGGGCACCCTGCTCCTGGCCTCCCTGGCGGGCTACGGCCTCGCCCACATCCCCTACCGGCACGCGAACAAGGTCTTCTACGGCATCCTCGGCACCCTGCTCGTCCCGGCCGCCGTCACCTTCGTACCGAGCTTCGTGCTGGTGTCGACGCTGGGCTGGATCTCGACCCTGCGCGGGCTGATCATCCCGACCCTGTTCTCCGCGTTCGCCTGCTTCGTCTTCCGGCAGTACTTCCTGGGATTCCCCCGGGAGCTGGAGGATGCGGCCCAGGTCGACGGGCTGGGCTACTGGCGCACGTACTGGCTGGTGGTCGTGCCGAACGCGCGGCCGGTGTTCGCCGCCGTCGGCACGATCGTGTTCCTCGGCGCGTGGAACTCCTTCCTGTGGCCGCTGGTGATCGGGCAGGACCGGAGCGCCTGGACGGTGCAGGTGGCGCTGTCGTCGTTCACGACGTCCCAGGTGATCCGGCTGCACGAACTGTTCGTCGCGGCCGTCGTGTCGATCCTGCCGCTGCTGGTGGTGTTCCTGTGCTTCCAGCGGTGGATCGTGGCGGGGGTGGAGCGGTCGGGGATCGACTGATCCGGGTCAGGCCGTGCGCACCTCGTACGCCGCCACCCGCACCGCCCCGTCGTCCAGGCACTCCCCGCTGATCAGGTCGAAGCGCTGCTTCAGCAGGGGCGAGGCCACGAACGGGCGGTCCTGGTGGGTGCCGGTCAGACCGCGGGACAGGACGGCCGCGCCGGTGAAGGGGTCGCGGTTGTCGACGGCGTACAGGCGGTCGGCGCGGTCACGGAAGAGGGCGACCTGACGGCCGTCGGGCAGCAGGGCGGCCACCCCGCGGCCCGGGGTGAGCGCGCTCAGCTCGCAGGCCGTGAACCAGCCGTCCGCCAGCCGGAGTTGGACCTTCAGACCGGTGGTCTCGGGAGCCAGGGTCATCGCTGGGCGCTTCCTTCCAGGGCGTCGTCGGCGGGCCGCAGGCCGATGGACAGCAGCGGCAGGTCGGGCTTGATCTGGTCGCGCTCGGGGACGAAGGCGACGACCGGGTCCGGGGTGTCCGGAGCGTTCACGAAGGACACGAACCGGGCCAGCTTCTCGGGGTCGTTGACGGTCTGTGCCCACTCGTCGCGGTAGTGGGCGACATGCGCCCGCATCAGCTGCTCCAGCTCGTCGCAGATGCCGAGCGCGTCGTGCACCACCACGTCGCGCAGATGGTCCAGGCCGCCGGGGATCCGCTCCAGCCACACGCTGGTGCGCTCCAGACGGTCGGCCGTGCGGATGTAGAACATCAGGAAGCGGTCGATCAGGCGGACCAGTTCGGCGTCCGACAGGTCCTGGGCCAGCAGGTCCGCGTGGCGCGGGGTGGCGCCGCCGTTGCCGCCGACGTACAGGTTCCAGCCGCCCGCGGTGGCGATCACGCCGAAGTCCTTGGACTGGGCCTCGGCGCACTCGCGCTGGCAGCCGGAGACCGCCGACTTCAGCTTGTGCGGGGACCTCAGACCCCGGTAGCGCAGCTCCAGGTCGATCGCCATCCGCACCGAGTCCTGCACCCCGTAGCGGCACCAGGTGGAGCCGACGCAGGACTTCACCGTGCGCAGCGCCTTGCCGTACGCGTGCCCCGACTCGAAGCCGGCGTCCACCAAACGGGCCCAGATCAGCGGGAGTTGCTCGACCCGGGCGCCGAACATGTCGATCCGCTGACCGCCGGTGATCTTCGTGTAGAGGCCGAAGTCCCGGGCGATCTCGCCGATCACGATCAGCTTCTCGGGCGTGATCTCGCCGCCCGGGATGCGCGGCACGACCGAGTACGAGCCGTTCTTCTGCAGGTTGGCGAGGAAGTGGTCGTTGGTGTCCTGCAGGGCCGCCTGCTCGCCGTCCAGGACATAGCCGCTCGCGCCGATCGTCGGGGCGAGGGAGGCGATGATCGAGCCGACGGCCGGCTTGCAGGTCTCGCAGCCGTCGCCGCCCCGGGCGTCCTCGCGGCCGTAGCGGTCGAGCAGGTCCCGGTGGCTGGTGATGCGCAGCGCGAGGACGATCTCGTACAGCTCCTCGCGGGTCTGCGAGAAGCAGCCGCACAGCCCCTTGTCGACCTCGACGCCGTTCGCCTCCAGCTCGGCGTTGACGAGCCGGCCGAGCACCTTGACGCAACTGCCGCAGCCCGTACCGGCCTTGGTGCACTTCTTCACCTCGGGCACGGTCGTGCAGGAGTGCTCCGTGACCGCGCCGCGGATCGTGCCCTTGCTGACGTTGTGGCAGGAGCAGATGACCGCCTCGTCGGGCAGGGCCGACGGGCCGAGCTGGGCCCCCGAGTCCGCTCCGGCGGGCAGGACGAGCGACTCGGGGGAGAGGGGGGGTACCGAACCGGTCAGTGCGCGCAGGGTGCCGTAGGCCTCCGCGTCGCCGACCAGGATGCCGCCGAGCAGCGTCCCGTCGCGGCCGATGACCAGCTTCTTGTACAGGCCGGCGCGGGAGTCGGAGTAGACGACGTCCAGGCAGCCCTCGGTGGTGCCGTGCGCGTCGCCGAAGGAGGCGACGTCGACGCCGAGCAGCTTCAGCTTGGTGGACAGGTCGGCGCCGGTGAATGTCAACTGCTCGGTCTCGTCCTCAGCGATGGTGGCCGCGGCCGTCTCGGCCTGCTCGTAGCCGGGCGCCACCAGGCCGT contains:
- the nirD gene encoding nitrite reductase small subunit NirD; the protein is MTLAPETTGLKVQLRLADGWFTACELSALTPGRGVAALLPDGRQVALFRDRADRLYAVDNRDPFTGAAVLSRGLTGTHQDRPFVASPLLKQRFDLISGECLDDGAVRVAAYEVRTA
- the nirB gene encoding nitrite reductase large subunit NirB, translating into MTTDPGATPTIVLVGHGMVGQRFLEALAERGLTATHRVVVLCEEPRPAYDRVALTSYFSGRTPEELSLTDGKFIALHSIELYLGDPAETVDREARKVTARSGQVFDYDVLVLATGSYPFVPPVPGKDAVGCFVYRTIEDLLAIEEYAKTKATTGAVVGGGLLGLEAAGALKGLGLTSHIVEFAPRLMPVQVDEGGGAALLRTIEDMGLTVHTGVGTQEIVTDDAGAVTGMKLSDGSELATDLVVFSAGVRPRDQLARDCGLAVGERGGITVDEQCRTVSDPHVFAIGECALAADGRVYGLVAPGYEQAETAAATIAEDETEQLTFTGADLSTKLKLLGVDVASFGDAHGTTEGCLDVVYSDSRAGLYKKLVIGRDGTLLGGILVGDAEAYGTLRALTGSVPPLSPESLVLPAGADSGAQLGPSALPDEAVICSCHNVSKGTIRGAVTEHSCTTVPEVKKCTKAGTGCGSCVKVLGRLVNAELEANGVEVDKGLCGCFSQTREELYEIVLALRITSHRDLLDRYGREDARGGDGCETCKPAVGSIIASLAPTIGASGYVLDGEQAALQDTNDHFLANLQKNGSYSVVPRIPGGEITPEKLIVIGEIARDFGLYTKITGGQRIDMFGARVEQLPLIWARLVDAGFESGHAYGKALRTVKSCVGSTWCRYGVQDSVRMAIDLELRYRGLRSPHKLKSAVSGCQRECAEAQSKDFGVIATAGGWNLYVGGNGGATPRHADLLAQDLSDAELVRLIDRFLMFYIRTADRLERTSVWLERIPGGLDHLRDVVVHDALGICDELEQLMRAHVAHYRDEWAQTVNDPEKLARFVSFVNAPDTPDPVVAFVPERDQIKPDLPLLSIGLRPADDALEGSAQR
- a CDS encoding carbohydrate ABC transporter permease yields the protein MDDALVRAGRALRLVLLIALALLFLIPFYLLVRNGLSSEQDITSPQWTFFPGALRWGNVRELFDDPSVPFARSLLNSALIAVATTAGTLLLASLAGYGLAHIPYRHANKVFYGILGTLLVPAAVTFVPSFVLVSTLGWISTLRGLIIPTLFSAFACFVFRQYFLGFPRELEDAAQVDGLGYWRTYWLVVVPNARPVFAAVGTIVFLGAWNSFLWPLVIGQDRSAWTVQVALSSFTTSQVIRLHELFVAAVVSILPLLVVFLCFQRWIVAGVERSGID